The Streptomyces sp. A2-16 sequence ATGGCCGGCGGATTCCCCGTCCCGCCGCTGCCCGGACAGGAGGTGCCGCCGGTGCCCAGGCGCCGCTCGCGCCAGGAGCGGGAGCTCATTGTCAGTGGCGGGCCCGATACTCAGAGTGACGGATCGCTGAGCGGTTCCACGGATGGAAAGGAGGCGTCCGATGGCTGAGGAGCCGAAGGAGACCAAGCCCGGTTTCATGAACCCTGTCGCCGGCTTCGGCGTGACCTTCAAGGCCATGTTCAAGAAGCGGCTGACCGAGCAGTACCCGGAGCAGCAGAAGACCACCGCTCCGCGGTTCCACGGACGGCACCAGCTCAACCGCCATCCGGACGGCCTGGAGAAGTGCGTCGGCTGCGAGCTGTGCGCCTGGGCCTGCCCTGCCGACGCCATCTATGTGGAGGGCGCCGACAACACCGACGAGGAGCGCTACTCCCCGGGCGAGCGGTACGGCCGCGTCTACCAGATCAACTACGCCCGCTGCATCCTGTGCGGCCTGTGCATCGAGGCGTGCCCCACCCGCGCGCTCACGATGACCAACGAGTTCGAGCTGGCCGACAGCAGCCGCGCCAACCTCATCTACACCAAGGAGCAACTGCTCGCCGGTCTCGAAGAGGGCATGGTCGACTCGCCCCACGCCATCTACCCGGGCACGGACGAGCAGGACTACTACCGGGGCCTGGTGACCGAGGCCGCGCCCGGCACGGTCCCCCAGGTCGCCGTGTCCAAGGGCGAGAAGCCCGACGAAGAGGAGGTGGGCGCATGAGCGCGCAGCTCGCCGCCTACTCCACCTCCACCGGTGAGGCCTTCCAGTTCTGGGTCCTCGGCACCGTCGCCGTGATCGGCGCCCTGTGCACCGTCTTCATGAAGAAGGCCGTGCACAGCGCGCTCTGCCTCGCCGGCACCATGATCATCCTGGCGGTGTTCTACCTCGCCAACGGCGCCTACTTCCTCGGCGTCGTCCAGATCGTCGTCTACACCGGCGCGATCATGATGCTGTTCCTCTTCGTCGTGATGCTCGTCGGCGTCACCGCGGCGGACTCCCTGAAGGAGACCATCAAGGGCCAGCGCTGGCTGGCGCTGCTGTGCGGCCTCGGCTTCGGCATCCTGCTCTTCGCCGGCATCGGCAACGCCTCCCTGAAGGAGTTCAACGGCCTGACCCAGGCCAACGCGGGCGGCAATGTGGAGGGCCTGGCAACCCTCATCTTCACCAAGTACGTCTTCGCCTTCGAGATCACCGGCGCCCTGCTGATCACGGCGGCCGTCGGCGCCATGGTGCTCACCCACCGCGAGCGCACCGAGCGCGCCCTGACCCAGCGCGAGATGGCCGAGAAGCGCGTCCGCGAGGGCAAGCACATCCCGCCGCTGCCCGCCCCCGGCGTCTACGCCCGGCACAACGCGGTGGACATCGCGGGCCTGCTGCCCGACGGCACCCCCTCCGAGCTCACGGTCAGCAAGACCCTCCGCGACCGCGGCCAGATCCGTGACGTGTCCACCGAGGCGCTGAACGACCTCAAGGCGCTGGAGCAGCGCGCGGAGGAACGCCTGGAGCGGACCGAGATCGAACCGGCCACCTTCAAGAGGGAGGCGTCGAAGTGAACCCGGTGAACTACCTCTACCTCGCCGCCCTGTTGTTCACGATCGGCGCCACCGGCGTGCTGATCAGGCGCAACGCGATCGTCGTGTTCATGTGCATCGAGCTCATGCTCAACGCCTGCAACCTCGCGTTCGTCGCCTTCTCCCGGATGCACGGCAATCTCGACGGCCAGATCATCGCCTTCTTCACGATGGTCGTCGCCGCCGCGGAGGTCGTGGTCGGGCTCGCGATCATCGTGTCGCTGTTCCGTTCCCGCCACTCGGCCTCGGTCGACGACGCCAGCCTGATGAAGCTGTAAGGGGTCGCTGAATCGTGGAGAACCTGATCGCGCTGCTCATCGCGGCGCCTCTGCTCGGAGCGGCGGTCCTGCTGACCGGCGGCCGGCGGCTGGACGCCGTCGGCCACTGGATCGGCACGATCCTCGCCGCCGCTTCCTTCGTGTTCGGCGCCATCCTCTTCGCCGACCTGCTCGGCAAGAGCGCCGAGGACCGCACGCTCATCCAGCACCTGTGGACCTGGATCCCGGTCGAGGGCTTCCAGGCGGACGTCACCTTCCGTCTCGACCAGTTGTCGATGACGTTCGTGCTGTTGATCACCGGCGTCGGCTCACTGATCCACCTGTACTCGATCGGGTACATGGAGCACGACGAGCGGCGCCGCCGCTTCTTCGGCTATCTGAACCTGTTCCTCGCGGCGATGCTCCTGCTCGTCCTCGCCGACAACTACCTGCTGCTGTACGTCGGCTGGGAGGGCGTCGGTCTCGCCTCCTACCTGCTGATCGGCTTCTGGCAGCACAAGCCCAGCGCGGCGACCGCGGCGAAGAAGGCCTTCCTGGTCAACCGCGTCGGCGACATGGGCCTGTCGATCGCGATCATGCTGATGTTCACGACGTTCGGCACCTTCGCCTTCGGCCCGGTCCTCGGCAGCCACGAGAAGCCCGGACTCGTCGAGGGCGCCTCCGAGGCCACCCTCACCGGCATCGCCCTGATGCTGCTGCTCGCCGCCTGCGGCAAGTCCGCCCAGGTGCCGCTGCAGTCCTGGCTCGGGGACGCGATGGAGGGCCCGACCCCGGTCTCGGCCCTCATCCACGCCGCGACCATGGTGACCGCGGGCGTCTATCTGATCGTCCGCTCCGCCAACATCTTCAACCTCGCGCCCGACGCACAGCTGGTCGTCACCGTCGTCGGCGCGGTCACGCTCCTGTTCGGTGCGATCGTCGGTTGCGCGAAGGACGACATCAAGAAGGCCCTCGCGGGCTCGACCATGTCGCAGATCGGCTACATGGTCCTCGCCGCGGGCCTCGGCCCCATCGGCTACGTCTTCGCGATCATGCACCTGGTGACCCACGGCTTCTTCAAGGCCGGGCTCTTCCTCGGCGCCGGTTCGGTCATGCACGGCATGAACGACGAGGTCGACATGAGGAAGTACGGCGGCCTCAGGAAGTACATGCCGGTCACCTTCGTCACCTTCGGCCTCGGCTATCTCGCCATCATCGGCTTCCCGGGCCTGTCCGGCTTCTTCTCCAAGGACAAGATCATCGAGGCGGCCTTCGCCAAGGGCGGCACCGAGGGCTGGATCCTCGGCGCCTGCGCCCTGCTGGGCGCGGCCATCACCGCCTTCTACATGACGCGCGTGATGCTGATGACGTTCTTCGGCGAGAAGCGCTGGCAGCCGGACGCGGAAGGCCATGAGCCGCACCCGCACGAGTCCCCCAGGTCCATGACGATCCCCATGATCGTGCTGGCCTTCGGATCGGTCTTCGCGGGCGGACTGTTCAGCATCGGCGACCGCTTCCTGCACTGGCTGGAGCCCATCACCGGGCACAGCCACGGAGACGCGCCGATCAGCGCGGCCACGGTCACGGCGGCCACCGTCACCGTGATGGTCATCGGTGTCGCGATCGCCTGGCTCCAGTACGGCAGGCGCCCGGTCCCGGTCGTCGCCCCGCGCGGATCGCTGCTCACCCGGGCCGCCCGGCGCGACCTGCTCCAGGACGACTTCAACCACGTCGTCCTGGTCCGCGGCGGAGAGCACCTCACGCGGTCCCTGGTCTACGTCGACCACACCCTGGTCGACGGAGTCGTCAACGGCACGGCGGCCTCGGTCGGCGGCCTCTCCGGGCGGATGCGCAAGCTGCAGAACGGCTTCGCGCGGTCGTACGCGGTCTCGATGTTCGGCGGCGCGGCGATCCTCGTCGCCGCGACCCTGCTGATGAGGGCGGTCTGATACCGATGTCCTTTCCTCTCCTGACAGCGACGGCGGCGCTCCCGGCGATCGGGGCCATCGCCACGGCCGCCGTGCCGGCCGCGCGGCGCACCGCCGCCAAATGGCTGGCGCTGCTCGTCTCGCTCGCCACCCTCGCCCTCGCGATCACCGTCCTGGTCCGCTTCGACCCCGACGGCGACCGCTACCAGCTCACCGAATCGCACGCCTGGATCGCCGACTTCGGGGTCCGCTACGAACTGGGCGTGGACGGCATCGGGGTCGCGCTCCTCGCGCTGACCGCGCTGCTGATCCCGTTCATCATCCTGGCGGGCTGGCACGACGCCGACCCGCTGGAGACCGGAAGCAGGCGGTGGCGGCCGACGCAGGGCTTCTTCGCCCTGATCCTGGCCGTCGAGGCGATGGTGATCATCTCCTTCGAGGCCACCGACGTCTTCCTCTTCTACATCTTCTTCGAAGCCATGCTCATCCCGATGTACTTCCTCATCGGCGGCTTCGGGGACCGGGCCCACGCGGGCTCCGACGAGAACGCGGCGGCCCAACGCTCGTACGCCGCCGTGAAGTTCCTCCTCTACAACCTGGTCGGCGGTCTGATCATGCTGGCCGCGGTGATCGGCCTCTACGTGGTCGCCGGGAACTTCAGCCTCCAGGAGATCGCCGAAGCGCGGGCCAACGGCACGCTCGACATGGCGACCAACACCGAACGCTGGCTGTTCCTCGGGTTCTTCTTCGCCTTCGCGGTGAAGGCGCCCCTGTGGCCGCTGCACACCTGGCTGCCCAACGCGATGGGGGAGGCCACCGCCCCGGTCGCCGTCCTCATCACCGCGGTCGTCGACAAGGTCGGCACCTTCGCGATGCTCCGCTTCTGCCTCCAGCTGTTCCCGGAGGCCAGCAAGTGGGCCACGCCCGCCATCCTCGTCCTCGCCCTGATCAGCATCATCTACGGGGCGCTGCTCGCGGTCGGCCAGCGGGACATCAAGCGGCTGGTGGCGTACGCGTCGATCTCCCACTTCGGCTTCATCATCATGGGCATCTTCGCGATGACCAGCCAGGGCCAGTCCGGCGCGACGCTCTACATGATCAACCACGGCATCTCGACGGCCGCGCTGATGCTGGTGGCCGGCTTCCTGATCTCCCGGCGCGGCTCGCGGCTCATCGCCGACTACGGCGGAGTGCAGAAGGTCGCCCCGGTGCTCGCCGGCACCTTCCTGATCGGCAGCCTCGCGACCCTGTCCCTGCCGGGGCTGGCGCCGTTCGTCAGCGAGTTCCTGGTCCTGGTCGGCACGTTCGCGCGCTACCCGGTGATCGGCATCATCGCCACCTTCGGCATCGTGCTCGCCGCGCTCTACACCCTCGTCCTCTACCAGCGGACGATGACGGGCCCGGTGAAGCCGGAGGTCTCCGCGATGCCCGACCTGCGGATGCGTGAGCTCGTGGTCGTCGCCCCGCTGGTCGTTCTGCTGATCTTCCTGGGCGTCTACCCGAAGCCCGTCACGGACATCGTGAACCCGGCGGTGAAGTCGACCATGTCCGACGTACACAAGAAGGACCCCAAGCCCGAGGTGGAGGCGGCCAAGTGAGCGCAGTAGCCGTCCACAGCCTGTGGACAACCGCGGCCGACCCGATTTCGAAGATCGACGCGCCGAAGATCGAATACGGGCAGTTGTCGCCCACCCTGATCGTCGTGGGCGCGGCGATCATCGGAGTGCTGGTCGAGGCCTTCGTCCCGCGCAAGTCCCGTTACTACGCCCAGCTGTTCGTCTCCGTCGTGGCCCTGTGCGCGGCCTTCGCGGCGGTCGTCGCACTGGCCGCCGACGGATACGCGACCACCAAGGCGGGCATCGCCGCCATGGGCGCGATCGCCGTCGACGGACCGGCCCTGTTCCTGCAGGGCACCATCCTGCTGGCGGGCCTGGTCGGCCTGTTCACCTTCGCCGAGCGGCGGCTCGACCCGGAGACCCACGGCAACCGCGTCGACTCGTTCGCCGCACAGGCCGCCTCCGTGCCGGGCAGCGACAGCGAGAAGGCGGCCGTGAAGGCTGGGTTCACCACCACCGAGGTGTTCCCGCTGCTGCTCTTCGCCGTCGCCGGCATGCTGATCTTCCCGGCCGCCAACGACCTGCTGACGCTGTTCGTGGCCCTGGAGGTCTTCTCCCTGCCGCTGTACCTGCTGTGCGCTCTGGCCCGCCGCAAGCGGTTCATGTCGCAGGAGGCCGCGGTCAAGTACTTCCTGCTCGGCGCGTTCGCCTCCGCGTTCACCCTGTTCGGCATCGCGCTGCTGTACGGCTACGCGGGCTCGGTGTCCTACGGCACCATCGCCCAGGTCGTCGACGGCACCATCACCACCGTGGACCCGGCGCTCGCCGACACCATGGGCAACGACGCGCTGCTGCTGATCGGCGCGGCGATGATCGTCATGGGCCTGCTGTTCAAGGTCGGCGCCGTGCCGTTCCACATGTGGACGCCCGACGTCTACCAGGGCGCGCCGACCCCGGTCACCGGCTTCATGGCGGCGGCGACCAAGGTGGCCGCCTTCGGTGCGCTGCTCAGGATCCTCTACGTCGTGCTGCCGGGCCTGCGCTGGGACTGGCGGCCGGTCATGTGGGCCGTCGCGATCGTCACCATGCTCGGCGGTGCGATCGTCGCGATCACCCAGACCGACATCAAGCGGCTGCTGGCGTACTCGTCGATCGCGCACGCCGGGTTCATCCTCGCGGGTGTCATCGCGACCACTCCGGACGGGGTGTCGTCGGTCCTGTTCTACCTGGCCGCGTACTCGTTCGTGACGATCGGTGCCTTCGCGGTGGTCACCCTGGTCCGGGACGCCGGGGGCGAGGCGACGCACCTGTCCAAGTGGGCGGGTCTGGGACGCCGTTCGCCGCTGGTGGCCGCCGTGTTCGCGGTGTTCCTGCTGGCCTTCGCCGGTATCCCGCTGACCTCCGGGTTCGCCGGGAAGTTCGCCGTGTTCAAGGCGGCGGCTGAGGGCGGGGCGGCACCGCTCGTCGTGGTCGGTGTGATCTCGTCGGCCATCGCGGCGTTCTTCTACATCCGCGTGATCGTGCTGATGTTCTTCAGCGAGCCGCGCCCGGAGGGCCCGACGGTCGCCGTGCCGTCGCCGTTGACGATGACGGCGATCGCGGTCGGCGTGGCGGTCACGCTGGTCCTGGGTGTGGCGCCGCAGTACTTCCTGGACCTGGCGAACCAGGCGGGTGTCTTCGTGCGCTGACCCGTGGTGCGCTGACCAGTGCTGCGTGACCCGTTTCATTCGGTGGGCCCCGGTTTCCCTGTGAGGAAGCCGGGGCCCACCGTCTGCGTCAGGGGGCCGGGCTCACGGGCACGTCACGTCGGGGTGCGTGGGACTGAAGAGACCGTCGGGGTTCGGCTTGTAGAGCCAGGCGCGCAGGGTGTAGCTGGAGCCGGGTCCGGGCACGTTCTCCGGCCCCTGGAAGGTCTGGCCGAACAGCGTCGGCCTGGTGACCCCCGACTCGGCCTTCACGATCCACTCGGCGGCGACGAGCCGCAGCCCGTTCCGGCCGTTCTCGTAGAGGAGCGCCGCGGGCTTGTCGGGATCGGTCTCCCCGACGTTCTCCTCGTTGACGTAGCGGTAGCCGATGCCGGGCACGCACGCCCCGGGAGCGAAGCTGTCGTCGACCGCGTACGGCTCGTAGCCGTAGGTGCCCGTGGCCCCGTACGTGTCGGCGAGTTCCGTCCAGACGAACGGGTCGGGGTCGGCCGCGTGCGCGGGGGCGGCGGTCAGTGAGAGGGCCGCTGCCGCCGCGAGGGCGAGCAGTGCCTTCAGAGGCCGAGAAGCCATGGTGGTTCTCCTTGGGGCGGGAGCGGCGCACACAGGGCACGCGCCGTCCGTCGAGAGGGGGCGGGCGGGCCTCCCGAGCCCGCCCCAGCAGCATCTCCCCGCCTCGAACGAGTGCGCCATGTGACGTCGGCCGATCGATGGATCACACAACGTCACCGGCCCGGCCTGTGGATAACTCAGGCACTGTCGGTCCCGGCCCCTATCGTGGGGGCAGTGGTCGAGGGACGACGTACGGGGGACGGGACGATGCGCGGGATGGGCGGTATCAGCGAGATGCCAGGGATCACCGGGACACCGGACGCGAGCGACAGCGAGGCACTGGCCACGCTGCACCGGGTCTTCGGATACGACGCCTTCCGCGGTGAGCAGGAAGAGATCATCGAGCATGTGGTGGCCGGCGGGGACGCCGTCGTCCTCATGCCGACCGGCGGCGGCAAGTCGCTCTGCTACCAGATTCCGTCCTTGGTCAGACCAGGCACGGGCATCGTCGTCTCCCCCCTCATCGCACTGATGCAGGACCAGGTGGACGCGCTCAGGGCGCTCGGTGTGCGCGCCGGCTTCATGAACTCCACGCAGGACTTCGACGAGCGCCGTGTGGTGGAGGCCGAGTTCCTGGCCGGGGAGCTCGACCTGCTCTACCTCGCGCCTGAGCGGCTGCGCCTCGACGCCACCCAGGACCTCCTCTCCCGCGGCAAGATCGCCGTCTTCGCCATCGACGAGGCGCACTGCGTCTCCCAGTGGGGCCACGACTTCCGCCCCGACTACCTGACGCTGTCGGTGCTCGGCGAGCGCTGGCCGGACGTCCCGCGGATCGCGCTCACCGCGACGGCCACGCGCGCCACCCATGAGGAGATCACCCAGCGGCTGAACATGCCGACGGCCCGGCACTTCGTGGCGAGCTTCGACAGGCCCAACATCCAGTACCGGATCGTCCCCAAGGCCGACCCCAAGAAGCAGCTGCTCGCCTTCCTGCGCGAGGAGCACGCGGGCGACGCGGGCATCGTCTACTGCCTCTCCCGCAAGTCGGTGGAGGCCACGGCCGAGTTCCTCTCCCGCAACGGCATCGAGGCGGTCCCGTACCACGCGGGCCTGGACGCGGGCACCCGCGCCGCCCACCAGTCCCGCTTCCTGCGCGAGGACGGCCTGGTCGTGGTGGCGACCATCGCCTTCGGCATGGGCATCGACAAGCCGGACGTCCGTTTCGTGGCCCACCTCGACCTGCCCAAGTCGGTCGAGGGCTACTACCAGGAGACGGGCCGCGCGGGACGGGACGGCCTCGCGTCCACGGCCTGGATGGCCTACGGCCTGAACGACGTCATTCAGCAGCGCAAGATGATCCAGTCCAGCGAGGGCGACGAGGCGTTCCGGCGCCGGGCCGCCGCCCACCTGGAGTCCATGCTCGCGCTGTGCGAGACCGCGCAGTGCAGGCGCGGACAGCTCCTGAACTACTTCGGCCAGGAACCGGAGCCGACGGGCTGCGGCAACTGCGACACCTGCCTCACCCCGCCCGAGACCTGGGACGGCACGGTCGCGGCCCAGAAGGTGCTGTCCACGATCGTGCGGTTGCAGCGGGAGCGCGGGCAGAAGTTCGGGGCGGTGCAGATCGTCGACATCCTGCTCGGCAAGCGCACCGGCAAGGTCATCCAGTTCGACCACGACCAGCTGTCCGTGTTCGGCATCGGCGAGGAGCTCTCCGAGGGCGAATGGCGAGGTGTCGTACGGCAGCTGCTGGCCCAGGGGCTGCTCGCGGTCGAGGGGGACTACGGCACGCTCGTGCTGACCGAGGCGAGCGGGGCGGTGCTGCGGCGGGAGCGGGAGGTGCCGCTGCGCAAGGAGCCCAAGAAGCCCGCGACCGCCAAGTCGGGCTCCTCGTCCTCGTCCGGCCGGGGCAGGGCCAGGGCCGCGGTGGCCGAGCTGCCCGAGGCACTGGTGCCGGCGTTCGAGGCACTGCGGGCCTGGCGCGCCGAGCAGGCCCGTGAGCAGGGCGTCCCGGCCTACGTCATCTTCCACGACGCCACGCTCAGGGAGATCGTCACGGTGTGGCCCACGTCCGTGACGCAGCTCGGCTCCATCGGCGGGGTCGGAGAGAAGAAGCTCGCGACCTACGGGGAGGGCGTGGTCGGGGTGCTCGCCGAACTGTCCGGCGGCGGCGCGGTGGCGAAGACACCGGACCGGGCCGGCGACGAGGATCCCGGCGCCGACCACTGGCCCGAGATGGACGCGGAGCCGGAGCCCGAGGACGACTGGATGTAGCCGCCGCAGGGCTCCGGCTGCCGGCGCCGCGCTCCGTGCGGATCACGGTGCCGAGCGCGGCCTTCCGCCGTCCCTGACCGCAGCTGCCGTACGGCCCGTCACAAGGCCCGTCCGGCATACGCCCTGACGTCAGCGTCCGCGTCCGAGTCCGTCGTCGCCGGGACCAGGGCGCGCACGGGAGTCGACGGAGTCTGACCTGCGGTTTCTTGCCTGTGGGGGAGATGTGCCACCTGGCGGCCGAGAACCGACCTGTCCTACGCCAGCGCCGACAACCCCGGCCCGAAAACGATCAGCAACGGCAGCAACGGCACCAGCGCAGCCGTCGCGGACGTCAGCGCCCGCTGCCTGCGCAGCAACCGCGGCGGCGGCTCCAGCAACCGGTCCACCCGCTCACCCAGCAACCGATGACTGGACGCGCACGACAGCACCCCGCGGTGCTGGTTCAGCTCGATCAGCGCCAGCGCCGTCGTCAGGTGTCCGCACCGCCGCGAGGCCGTGTCGTCCGCCGCCAGCTCCACCAGCCGGTGCGTCTGGTCGCAGAAGTGGGCGAACAGCGGCACCCGCGGAAACCCCGTGGCCAGCGCGGTCGACAGATGCAGCAGCCAGTCGTGGCGGGCCCGCGCGTGCCCGCGCTCATGGGTGAGGACCGCGTCCAGCTGGTGATCGGTCAGCCGGTGCAGCGCGCCGGTCGTCACGATCAGCTGCGGCGGATTCCCCGGCATCCACCAGGCGTCCGGGTACTCGTCCTCCAGCACCAGCAGCGGACCGCGGGTCGCCGCGCCGAGCCCGGCCGGCAGATCGGGCGCGCGCTCCCGCAGATGTTCACGGGCCAGGCCGCGGCGCCGCCGGGCCTCGACCAGTTCGCGGGCCAGCATGGCCGTGGTCCAGGCGGCACCGGCCGCCAGCAGGAGGGTCGTCGCGACCGCCCAGACCGGCGCGGCCGAGAGGTCGTACGCCGCGGTCACGGCCGGCGGCGCCGGGGCGAACACATGGTCGCGGACCGTGTGGAAGACCGCCGCCGCCCCGAGCACCATCGCCGTCAGACAGCACAGCAGCACGGTCGCGACCAGGCACTGCCACACCCACAGCCCGACCACCGGTTCCCGTTCGGGCCACGCGGCCCGGGTGAGCGCGCGCGGCACCGGCACGGCGGCCGCAACGGCGACGGTGCTCAGCAGGAGCAGGCAGAGAGTCATGCCACGGGCTCCGCATCCTGATCGGAGACAGGGGAGGGTGGGGCTGTGCGGTGAAGTGCTGCGGGGCGGCCGGCACGTCGTCCCACGTGTGCCGCCCGCCGCCAGTATGCCGTGACACGGCGCCCCGCGGCAGGACTCGGACGGCTCCGAACGCCTCACACGTCCCGGGACACCACCCGTCCCACGACATCCCCCAGGCCCACCCGGGCCCCGTCCGGACCGGGAGCCCACGCCGACAGCGTCACCACGTCCCCGTCCTCGAGGAACGTCCGCTTGCCGTCCGGGAGTTCCAGCGCGTCCCGCCCGTTCCAGGTCAGCTCCAGGAGCGACCCCCGCTCGCCCTCCGAGGGCCCGCTCACGGTCCCGGAGCCGTACAGGTCGCCGGTGCGCAGCGAGGCACCGTTCACCGTCATGTGCGCCAACTGCTGGGCCGCCGTCCAGTACATGGTGGAGAAGGGCGGCTCGGACACCGTGTGACCGTTGATGGCGACCGAGATCCGCAGGTCGTAGCCGCCCGGCTCGACATCGGCAGCGGTGTCGTCCAGGTACGGCAGCAGCGCGTGGGTCCGCTCCGGCGGGGCCACCCGCGCGTCCTCCAGCGCGTCCAGCGGGGTGATCCACGCCGACACCGACGTGGCGAAGGACTTGCCGAGGAAGGGGCCGAGGGGGACGTACTCCCAGGCCTGGATGTCCCGCGCCGACCAGTCGTTGAGCAGGCACAGTCCGAAGACGTGCTCCCGGAAGTCGCCGAGCCCGACCGGCCGGCCCAGCTGCGACGGCGTCCCGACCACGAAGCCGACCTCCGCCTCGATGTCGAGTCGCACGGACGGCCCGAAGACGGGAGCCTCGTCGGTGGGGGCCTTCCGCTGCCCCGACGGCCGTACGACATCCGTCCCCGAGACCACCACCGTGCCCGAGCGGCCGTGATAACCGATCGGCAGGTGCTTCCAGTTGGGGGTCAGGGAGTCCG is a genomic window containing:
- the fahA gene encoding fumarylacetoacetase — protein: MPPFDVPFDVPEGDPFGPHNLPYGVFSPAGSTDRTVGVRLGDHVLDAGAAAAALGSPYVSLLARPSLGPLLAAGRTAWSDVRRALTGWVTVPAHQEAIAGFFHPLSSVDLHLPFEVADYVDFYASENHARNVGRIFRPDAADSLTPNWKHLPIGYHGRSGTVVVSGTDVVRPSGQRKAPTDEAPVFGPSVRLDIEAEVGFVVGTPSQLGRPVGLGDFREHVFGLCLLNDWSARDIQAWEYVPLGPFLGKSFATSVSAWITPLDALEDARVAPPERTHALLPYLDDTAADVEPGGYDLRISVAINGHTVSEPPFSTMYWTAAQQLAHMTVNGASLRTGDLYGSGTVSGPSEGERGSLLELTWNGRDALELPDGKRTFLEDGDVVTLSAWAPGPDGARVGLGDVVGRVVSRDV